Proteins encoded within one genomic window of Siniperca chuatsi isolate FFG_IHB_CAS linkage group LG4, ASM2008510v1, whole genome shotgun sequence:
- the LOC122875342 gene encoding golgin subfamily A member 6-like protein 22, whose translation MEVITPFRTFYNLFDKMKTNNEQCPNILNRLEALQELVVFVQQKKPDQLSKDVSKALEKLTTILESAKEVLEKFNKQNVMTQMVKSGDYKLQFDNLNKSLTDAFVTLSGALHVHQEEKLDDLEKKLAEQENKLAKQEKEQVKQEKKLVKQEKKLAEQEKKLAEQEKKLAEQEKEQVKQEKKLSEQEKKLAEQEKEQVKQEKKLDEQEKKLAKQEKEQVKQEKKLAEQEKEQVKQEKKLAEQEKKLAEQEKEQVKQEKKLAEQEKEQVKQEKKLSEQEKKLAKQEKEQVKQEKKLDEQENILAEQENKSHEQEKKLARQERMLAEQEDKLAEQEAILQRVESKLVYESSGYYCILQ comes from the coding sequence ATGGAGGTAATCACACCCTTCCGGACCTTCTACAACCTGTTTGACAAGATGAAGACTAATAATGAGCAGTGCCCCAATATTTTGAATAGACTTGAAGCGTTGCAGGAACTAGTGGTGTTCGTCCAACAGAAGAAGCCAGACCAACTCTCTAAAGATGTGAGCAAAGCTTTGGAGAAACTTACTACCATTCTGGAATCAGCGAAGGAGGTGCTCGAAAAATTCAACAAGCAAAATGTGATGACTCAGATGGTGAAATCCGGCGACTACAAATTACAGTTTGACAACCTGAACAAAAGTCTCACTGATGCCTTTGTGACTCTCTCTGGGGCTCTGCATGTCCACCAGGAGGAGAAGCTGGACGATCTGGAGAAGAAGCTGGCCGAACAGGAGAACAAACTGGCCAAACAGGAGAAGGAGCAAGTCAAACAGGAGAAGAAGCTAGTCAAACAGGAGAAGAAGCTGGCCGAACAGGAGAAGAAGCTGGCTGAACAGGAGAAGAAGCTGGCCGAACAGGAGAAGGAGCAAGTCAAACAGGAGAAGAAGCTGTCTGAACAGGAGAAGAAGCTGGCCGAACAGGAGAAGGAGCAAGTcaaacaggagaagaagttgGACGAACAGGAGAAGAAGCTGGCCAAACAGGAGAAGGAGCAAGTCAAACAGGAGAAGAAGCTGGCCGAACAGGAGAAGGAGCAAGTCAAACAGGAGAAGAAGCTGGCCGAACAGGAGAAGAAGCTGGCCGAACAGGAGAAGGAGCAAGTCAAACAGGAGAAGAAGCTGGCCGAACAGGAGAAGGAGCAAGTCAAACAGGAGAAGAAGCTGTCTGAACAGGAGAAGAAGCTGGCCAAACAGGAGAAGGAGCAAGTCAAACAGGAGAAGAAGCTGGACGAACAGGAGAACATACTTGCTGAACAGGAGAATAAGTCGCAtgagcaggagaagaagttagCCAGGCAGGAGAGGATGCTGGCGGAACAGGAAGACAAGCTAGCAGAGCAGGAGGCCATACTGCAAAGAGTGGAATCAAAGTTAGTGTATGAAAGTAGCGGGTACTACTGTATTCTGCAGTGA
- the LOC122875351 gene encoding gibberellin-regulated protein 14-like, protein MDNIEHILSICSTIYKMAENVKANKERCQRVAQRVKALEELVLTIKQRGPGQISATVENALREFCITVEGAKEIMMKYSKTKAVMSFLKSGSHEEKFCKVNERLNDNFQVLSGALQIEQGNILSKVYETVSGRRQDEECYSGQAPTSPTAPMPLPSIMPPTPVSSPTTPMPLPSIMPPMQMSNPTTPMALPSIMPPTPVSSPTAPMALPSTMPPMQMVSPTTPMPLPRTMPPMQMVSPTTSMPVSYIMSPMPVYSATSAMPVRGTVAPICYSTTIGPRPVHRIIAPAQAPFARMTKNTYVIRSYMVSNSNFP, encoded by the coding sequence ATGGATAACATCGAACACATTTTGTCCATATGCTCGACCATCTACAAGATGGCTGAGAATGTGAAGGCCAACAAGGAGCGCTGCCAACGAGTCGCCCAGAGAGTCAAAGCCCTGGAGGAACTGGTTCTCACCATCAAACAAAGGGGGCCGGGCCAAATATCTGCCACTGTGGAGAATGCTCTGAGGGAATTCTGCATCACTGTGGAAGGAGCCAAGGAGATAATGATGAAATACTCCAAAACTAAAGCTGTTATGAGCTTCCTGAAGTCCGGCAGCCATGAAGAAAAGTTCTGCAAGGTGAACGAAAGACTCAATGATAACTTCCAGGTCCTGTCTGGGGCTCTACAGATCGAGCAGGGGAACATACTGTCCAAAGTGTATGAAACTGTTTCAGGACGGAGACAGGATGAAGAGTGTTACAGTGGACAGGCTCCCACTAGCCCCACAGCTCCCATGCCTCTCCCCAGCATCATGCCCCCCACGCCAGTGTCTAGCCCCACAACTCCCATGCCTCTCCCCAGCATCATGCCTCCCATGCAAATGTCTAACCCCACAACTCCCATGGCTCTCCCCAGCATCATGCCCCCCACACCAGTGTCTAGCCCCACAGCTCCCATGGCTCTCCCCAGCACCATGCCCCCCATGCAAATGGTTAGCCCCACAACTCCCATGCCTCTCCCCAGGACCATGCCCCCCATGCAAATGGTTAGCCCTACAACTTCCATGCCTGTCAGCTACATCATGTCCCCAATGCCAGTGTATAGCGCCACAAGCGCCATGCCTGTACGTGGAACAGTGGCTCCCATCTGTTACTCCACCACCATTGGCCCCAGACCTGTCCATAGAATCATTGCCCCGGCACAAGCACCTTTTGCCCGaatgacaaaaaatacatatgttATAAGAAGTTATATGGTCAGCAACTCTAATTTTCCTTAA